The following proteins come from a genomic window of Corallococcus sp. NCRR:
- a CDS encoding metallophosphoesterase yields MVESPLRIILFILLVSVASVQVHIYLYRRLFRDTSTSRSWRTAGKVLLTALCVPLLLSWVVTRILPSAFIVAVFAWTWMGVAVYLLLSLALLGAVRWLVARTRGHRGVAAPLATPAPDPAAPPSLADLAVTVPAPPPAVPPVDEARRLFLSRATAGGAVLAAGGLTGYGMWSAFHPPVVNEIAVRLPGLPKALDGFTLVHMSDIHVGPIIQRRFMDELVRRANALKPDLVVITGDLVDGTVADLRHSVAALQNLQARAGTHFITGNHEYYWNASAWADALSGLGVTVLRNRHVTIGDAGGAFDLVGVDDWSMRNGPKGYNLEAAIEGRNPDRAAVLLAHQPSNWDVAAKAGMGLQLSGHTHGGQFFPFTLAVSAIWKHDAGLFQEGDKHLYVSRGTGFWGPPLRVAAPSEIVKVTLLA; encoded by the coding sequence ATGGTGGAAAGCCCGTTGCGCATCATCCTGTTCATCCTGCTCGTCAGCGTCGCGTCGGTCCAAGTCCACATCTACCTGTACCGGCGCCTCTTCCGTGACACGTCCACGAGCCGCTCCTGGCGCACCGCGGGCAAGGTGCTGCTGACGGCCCTGTGCGTGCCGCTGCTGCTGTCCTGGGTGGTGACGCGCATCCTCCCCTCCGCGTTCATCGTCGCCGTGTTCGCGTGGACGTGGATGGGCGTCGCCGTCTACCTGCTGCTCTCCCTGGCGCTGCTGGGCGCGGTGAGATGGCTCGTGGCGCGCACGCGCGGCCACCGGGGCGTCGCCGCGCCGCTCGCCACGCCCGCGCCGGACCCCGCCGCGCCGCCGTCCCTGGCGGACCTGGCCGTCACCGTGCCGGCCCCGCCTCCCGCCGTGCCCCCCGTGGACGAAGCGCGCCGGTTGTTCCTCTCGCGGGCCACCGCGGGCGGCGCGGTGCTCGCGGCGGGCGGCCTCACCGGCTACGGCATGTGGAGCGCCTTCCACCCGCCCGTGGTCAACGAGATCGCGGTGCGGCTGCCCGGCCTGCCCAAGGCGCTGGACGGCTTCACCCTCGTCCACATGAGCGACATCCACGTGGGCCCCATCATCCAGCGGCGCTTCATGGATGAGCTGGTGCGGCGGGCCAACGCGCTCAAGCCGGACCTGGTCGTCATCACCGGCGACCTGGTGGACGGCACCGTGGCCGACCTGCGCCACTCCGTCGCCGCGCTCCAGAACCTCCAGGCGAGAGCGGGCACGCACTTCATCACCGGCAACCACGAGTACTACTGGAACGCCAGCGCCTGGGCGGACGCGCTCAGCGGCCTGGGCGTCACCGTGCTGCGCAACCGTCACGTGACGATTGGAGACGCGGGCGGCGCGTTCGACCTGGTGGGCGTGGACGACTGGTCCATGCGTAACGGCCCCAAGGGTTACAACCTGGAGGCCGCCATCGAAGGCCGGAATCCAGACCGCGCCGCGGTGCTGCTCGCGCACCAACCATCCAATTGGGATGTGGCCGCGAAGGCGGGCATGGGCTTGCAACTGTCCGGACACACCCACGGGGGACAGTTCTTCCCGTTCACCCTCGCCGTCTCAGCAATTTGGAAACACGACGCCGGTCTCTTCCAGGAGGGCGACAAACACCTCTATGTCAGCCGTGGCACCGGCTTCTGGGGCCCGCCCCTGCGCGTCGCCGCTCCGTCTGAAATCGTTAAGGTGACGCTCCTGGCGTGA
- a CDS encoding alpha/beta hydrolase-fold protein, translated as MDDTRTLEARARKEGTPLIDGDTATFVWKGPRQVFLQGDFQDWRGAPLPLERVGKGLWARSLALPEDAYVEYALLDAKGRRARDAFNPRRSDNGFGDFNHCFWMPRGEATPLGKRIRNVPRGRVTRHPVATHEWAVGAKRAVALYAPPVKGPVPLMVVLDGDDYLRRVQLPVMVDNLIAAGRMRPVAMAFVSNGGPARTAEYACSEATVAFLHQRVLPLAREHLSLVDEQRTPGAHAVLGSSLGGLMALYAAQRLPRVFGRVLSQSGAFAIEGTDMVVFDLARRTGQPPLHVWMDCGRFEGLQDGNERLLPVLQAAGHRATYRPYSGGHNYPAWQSSLPAGLEEIFSTAG; from the coding sequence ATGGATGACACCCGGACGCTGGAAGCCCGCGCGCGCAAAGAGGGCACGCCGCTCATCGACGGAGACACCGCCACCTTCGTGTGGAAGGGCCCCCGGCAGGTCTTCCTCCAGGGAGACTTCCAGGACTGGCGCGGCGCGCCCCTGCCGCTGGAGCGCGTGGGCAAGGGACTGTGGGCGCGCTCGCTGGCGCTGCCCGAGGACGCCTACGTCGAATACGCGCTCCTGGACGCGAAGGGCCGCCGCGCGCGCGACGCCTTCAACCCGCGCCGCTCCGACAACGGCTTCGGCGACTTCAACCACTGCTTCTGGATGCCCAGGGGCGAAGCGACACCGCTGGGCAAGCGCATCCGGAACGTCCCCAGGGGCCGCGTGACGCGCCACCCGGTGGCGACGCACGAATGGGCCGTGGGCGCGAAGCGGGCGGTGGCACTGTACGCGCCGCCCGTGAAGGGCCCCGTGCCGCTCATGGTGGTGCTGGACGGCGACGACTACCTCCGGCGCGTCCAACTGCCCGTGATGGTGGACAACCTCATCGCCGCGGGCCGCATGCGGCCGGTGGCCATGGCCTTCGTGTCCAACGGCGGCCCGGCCCGCACCGCCGAGTACGCGTGCAGCGAAGCCACCGTGGCCTTCCTGCACCAGCGCGTGCTGCCCCTGGCCCGCGAGCACCTGTCGCTGGTGGACGAGCAGCGCACGCCGGGCGCGCACGCGGTGCTGGGCTCGTCGCTGGGCGGCCTGATGGCGCTCTACGCGGCCCAGCGCCTGCCGCGCGTCTTCGGCCGCGTCCTGTCCCAGTCCGGCGCCTTCGCCATCGAAGGCACCGACATGGTCGTCTTCGACCTGGCCCGCCGCACCGGCCAGCCGCCGCTCCATGTCTGGATGGACTGCGGCCGCTTCGAGGGACTCCAGGACGGCAACGAGCGTCTCCTGCCCGTCCTCCAGGCGGCCGGGCACCGCGCCACGTACCGGCCCTACAGCGGGGGCCACAATTACCCCGCGTGGCAGAGCAGCCTCCCGGCCGGGCTCGAAGAAATCTTCTCGACCGCTGGGTGA
- a CDS encoding TIGR01777 family oxidoreductase, whose amino-acid sequence MRVTCTGATGFLGPGLVQGLLEAGHTVHVLSRNVEHALGRLPAGVTGSYFDGSTPLSPDALAGAEGVVHLAGEPVDQRWTHEAKHRIHQSRVEGTRVLVEALRQAGSVRHFVCASAVGFYGGARAGQTLTEEDAPGDDFLAHVCQGWEAEALRAEEGGIRTVRLRIGVVLHPAGGVLHRMLPVFRMGAGAKVGNGQQYVSWVHREDLFQLMRFALEHPTLSGPVNATSPEPVTNATFAHTLGAVLERPAALSVPGIVLKARFGEMARVALEGQRVMPRRALEAGFQFRHPDLTGALRDLLSP is encoded by the coding sequence TTGAGGGTGACCTGCACGGGCGCCACCGGCTTCCTCGGTCCAGGCCTTGTCCAAGGTTTGTTGGAGGCCGGCCACACCGTGCACGTGCTCAGCCGGAACGTGGAACACGCGCTCGGCCGGCTGCCGGCCGGGGTGACGGGCTCCTACTTCGACGGGAGCACCCCGCTGTCGCCGGACGCGCTCGCGGGCGCGGAAGGGGTGGTGCACCTGGCCGGGGAGCCGGTGGACCAACGTTGGACACACGAGGCGAAGCACCGCATCCACCAGAGCCGCGTGGAGGGCACGCGCGTGCTGGTGGAGGCCCTGAGGCAGGCGGGCAGCGTGCGGCACTTCGTCTGCGCGTCGGCGGTGGGCTTCTACGGCGGCGCCCGGGCGGGGCAGACGCTGACGGAGGAGGACGCGCCCGGCGACGACTTCCTCGCCCACGTGTGCCAGGGCTGGGAGGCGGAGGCCCTGCGCGCGGAAGAAGGAGGCATCCGCACGGTGCGCCTGCGCATCGGCGTGGTGCTGCACCCGGCGGGCGGCGTGCTGCACCGGATGCTGCCGGTGTTCCGCATGGGCGCGGGCGCGAAGGTGGGCAACGGCCAGCAGTACGTCAGCTGGGTGCACAGGGAAGACCTCTTCCAGTTGATGCGCTTCGCGCTGGAGCACCCCACGCTGTCCGGCCCGGTGAACGCCACGTCGCCGGAACCCGTCACCAACGCGACCTTCGCGCACACGCTGGGCGCGGTGCTGGAGCGGCCCGCGGCGCTGTCGGTGCCGGGCATCGTCCTCAAGGCGCGCTTCGGGGAGATGGCGCGCGTGGCGCTGGAGGGCCAGCGGGTGATGCCCCGGCGCGCGCTGGAGGCGGGCTTCCAGTTCCGCCACCCCGACCTGACCGGAGCGCTGCGCGACCTGCTGTCCCCGTGA
- a CDS encoding TlpA family protein disulfide reductase, with amino-acid sequence MKAWITGALTVALTAGSASGATPDLEPVDATLSTSSGERVQLARWRGKPVILFYEDKDSTTLNAPLKAELFTRGRERGLLQSAFVVAVANLEKYDFFPAREIALSYVRDEEKKAGVPILVDLKGTLGQEPLKLPTKTSTVMLLDAEGTPVYRHSGRMKPEEQARFFIALSQLVGQDLTAEREKEAHP; translated from the coding sequence ATGAAGGCGTGGATCACAGGCGCGTTGACGGTGGCCCTGACGGCGGGGAGCGCGAGCGGCGCCACCCCGGACCTGGAGCCGGTGGACGCGACGTTAAGCACCTCCAGCGGAGAGCGGGTCCAGCTGGCTCGGTGGCGTGGGAAACCCGTCATCCTCTTCTACGAGGACAAGGACTCCACGACACTCAACGCCCCCCTGAAGGCGGAGCTGTTCACCCGGGGACGCGAGCGCGGCCTTCTCCAAAGTGCGTTCGTGGTCGCCGTGGCCAATCTGGAGAAATACGACTTCTTTCCCGCGCGGGAGATCGCCCTGTCGTACGTGCGTGACGAGGAGAAGAAGGCCGGCGTGCCCATCCTGGTGGACCTCAAGGGCACCCTGGGCCAGGAGCCCCTGAAGCTGCCCACCAAGACGTCCACGGTGATGCTGCTGGACGCGGAGGGCACGCCTGTCTACCGCCACTCCGGCCGCATGAAGCCGGAGGAGCAGGCCCGCTTCTTCATCGCGCTGAGCCAGCTGGTGGGCCAGGACCTGACCGCCGAGCGGGAGAAGGAGGCCCACCCTTGA